From one Streptomyces sp. Q6 genomic stretch:
- a CDS encoding DUF4429 domain-containing protein: MGDVLAGFHAAWEFESDSVLIRFERGIRTPKLLQALGERRVPLEAIAAVTLTPGKRGTVVLHAVPRPGADPLMDAAAGQLKEGCDPYRLVLPAERETLAEYYADELRAQLVGDEDTRSDRYLVAAPKAPLHFKAYDGKASFDGTSVSFRWFWTGASSAKWKAGDQTFSVGDLSGVEWRSPELFEGHLRLLCRDASEQQRGPADQDPAAVVFGLGYGPVHESLPFAASVLAATRTAGVPAAVGPGHVDPAPSARRDPADIAERIRHLGELHQAGLVTDAEFSTKKAELLAEL, translated from the coding sequence ATGGGTGACGTACTGGCCGGATTTCATGCCGCCTGGGAGTTCGAGTCCGACTCCGTGCTCATCCGCTTCGAACGGGGGATCCGCACGCCGAAGCTGCTTCAGGCGCTCGGCGAGCGCCGTGTCCCTCTGGAAGCGATCGCGGCGGTGACTCTGACTCCTGGCAAGCGCGGGACTGTCGTCCTGCATGCCGTTCCCCGACCGGGGGCCGATCCGCTCATGGACGCCGCCGCGGGGCAGCTCAAGGAGGGCTGCGATCCGTACCGGCTCGTCCTGCCCGCGGAGCGGGAGACGCTCGCCGAGTACTACGCGGACGAGCTGCGCGCGCAGCTCGTCGGCGACGAGGACACCCGGTCGGACCGTTATCTCGTAGCCGCGCCGAAGGCACCCCTCCACTTCAAGGCGTACGACGGCAAGGCATCCTTCGACGGCACCTCGGTGTCCTTCCGCTGGTTCTGGACGGGGGCGTCGTCGGCGAAGTGGAAGGCCGGGGACCAGACCTTCTCCGTCGGCGATCTGAGCGGCGTCGAGTGGCGCTCGCCCGAGCTGTTCGAAGGGCATCTGCGGCTGCTGTGCCGTGACGCCTCCGAGCAGCAGCGGGGCCCGGCGGACCAGGACCCGGCGGCGGTCGTCTTCGGGCTCGGCTACGGCCCGGTGCACGAGTCGTTGCCGTTCGCCGCGTCGGTCCTCGCGGCCACGCGGACCGCGGGGGTGCCGGCAGCGGTCGGGCCGGGTCACGTCGATCCGGCGCCGTCCGCCCGTCGGGACCCGGCGGACATCGCCGAGCGCATCCGCCACCTCGGCGAGCTCCACCAGGCCGGTCTGGTCACGGACGCGGAGTTCTCGACGAAGAAGGCCGAACTGCTCGCGGAGCTGTGA